The Pantoea cypripedii genomic interval CGACCTACTACAAAAACTCAGCCAATGCGCGTTTTTACGACAACAAAGGCCCGGTGCTGGCGCAGGATGACCGTTTCTACTTTGAGACCTTTGGTTTCCCGGTGGAAGCGCGTGTGACTGAGTATGTTGCGCCGTCAGCCGGTGAGCCCGGACGTGTTGCATGGCATGGCTGGGCAGGCGAAGAAGGTGCCGATGATCGCCTTGACGTGCTGCATGCCTGGCTGGTGGAAGATCTGTCGGACAACCGCGTGCGCATTCTGACCCAGGAAACGCAGAACGGTAACCCGGCGAAAGAACTGGCAAAAGCGCAGCCGAACCCGATGATTAATGGACATCAGGACTGGCTGGATGGCCTGGTGGCGGCAGCCAGAGCGAAAAAAGCGTAATCAAGTAAAAGCCAGTCAGTTTCATCTGACTGGCATATATCATTATCGGTAACAGTTAGCCTGCCATCAAAACAGAATTACTTATCTAAAATCTCTCATCACGTCTGCAACACACCATCCCTCATTTTTATCACATTGAATCAAATATATTTTAGTAAAAAACTAAAGTTGAAGATTTTACGGACGATAACAACAGGTGAATTTTTTTTATTGATTTGGGACTCACTCAAACTACGTACTGATGTTTTTTTAATCAAGGAACAGATGTGAATTCACCCTTTGTTAAGAAGGCTGCATCCGTATTGGTCGCAGCTTCTCTCACCAGCAGTTGCTCATCCATGCATGATTTCGCCCGTGATTACGGCACAGCAGCCGGTTGTATTGGCGGTGCCGCATTAGGCGGTGGCATAACCTATCTCGTTACTCATGACGCTAAAAAAGCGCTGGTCGGTGGTCTGGCAGGTGGCGCAGCAGGATGTGTAGTTGGCAACGTCTGGCAGAGTCGCGAACAGGCGCTGGAAAAAATCGCCCAGGAAGAAAAAATCCGAATTAGTACCGAGGCATTGAGGACGCAGGAAAATAGCAAACAGGATCAGGTTGGGTTCGTCGCTCAGGTTGAAGATGGCTCCATGTTTAACAGTGGTAGCGCAGACCTCACCAGCACTGGGCTGCGGCAGGTACAGAAAATTGCTGCCGCGATGAGAAGTGGTCAACAGGATGACAAAGGCGTGCTGCTGGTAGTGGGGCATACCGATGCCACCGGCAGCCCGGCGTATAATCAGCAACTTTCCGAGGCTCGTGCTCATAATGTGGGGCTGGTACTGGAACAGAGTGGTATCAGGGCCAGTCAGCTCTATTTCCAGGGCGTAGGTTCATCCCGCCCATTAGCTAACAACGACTCAGATAGCGGGCGAGCACAGAATCGCCGGGTGGAAATTGTGGCACTGGCCAATGAAGGTCTGTTACGCCAGCGTCTGGCCCTGGAAGATAACAACCCACGTTATTTGCGTTACAGTTCAGCCGCCGAAAATACACTGGCTCGCACAGTACCGCCTAAGAAAACGCAAACTAACACCAAAAAACCGCAAGTTTCGTCGACGCAGGTGATCACGACGCCAAAGGCAAGTGCCGTTGTGACCAATCCTGCCAACTTTATCGACTTTGGTGGTTCACCCGCCTCCACACATCCGACAGGCCTCGCCAGTAACCTGAAACCGCTCTCCCAGGGATTCAGTCTGATTAGCCAGGCACAGGCCAGCAATGTCGCGGGCAGTTGCCTGACCGACCTGCCACGCGTCAGCGGATTGGCGAAAAATCTCGCCAGTGGCCAACCGATTGAGAAACATGCAACGCAGGAATTCCTGCCGAATATGAATGGCCGTGCCTGGGCCGGATTGGTTAATGGCAACCTCGTCACCCTCACTCCGGTATCGGTCTTGAAAGACGGGGCAAAAGTGACCAAAAATCCACAGGTAATCATTACGCCCGGCTACGCCCAGGGAAAACGCACCTCACTGACAGCGATGTCCGGTATCGCGAATAGCTGGGAAGGTGAGGACAGTATTCTTTACCGTGTCTACATCGAAAACGCCCAGCAGCAACCTGTTTCCTGTCTTGACCTGCTGTTGCCAAAGTCCGGTCATCCGGCTCAGCAAGGCCAATTGTTTTACAGCAACCACCGCCAGCCCTGGCTGGCTGACTATGCTCCCCAGCGTGGATAACGGAATATTATCGAATGGATATTTTAACGACCTTATTTCAGACTATCGCGACATATCGCTATATTTTCTGGCCACTTTTCGCCCTACTAGCTTTAACGATCACAGCAATAAAATGGTGGGAGCAGGTACGCTACTTTTTCCTTAACCTTTTTTGTTCGTTACCCGTGATTGGGACTATCAGCCGCCTGGCCCGCAGCCATGAAGCACGCCGCCCTGGTACGGGCAAATTAATCTGGCATCCGGCAGAAGAAGCGCTGTGCGGCAAATTTTATCAATTTCACAGTATTTCAAACCGCGACGCCGATTTTTATCTCCGCTGCGTCAATTATCTCAACAAAGTTGATGAACGCGGACGTAAACCCACCAGCGTGGTGTTATGGCTGTGCAGTATCGCTCTGGTGATCCTTGAAGCGTTCATCTTTGCGCTGGTTCTGTCCCCTTTCATTGCTAACAATATTTCAGCGAACCAGGCTGAATTGTCCGCCATTGTGGTTTCGGTGTTGATTGGGGTGATCCTCGTCCCCGCGACACATTTGATGGGGACACAACTGCACAAAAATACGCTGCTGAAAAAAATCCGCTACTGGCATAAAGAAGCGCGTCTTGACGATAATGCTCAGGCGCTGAAGAAAGATCCTGAAGTTTCGCTGGAGAACACCCGTATCGATGATAATGCCCCCAGCTATCTGCAAATGCTTAACCGCGTTCAGCACGGCATCGGGGCAAAACCTCAGTATGTTCAAACCGTTGTCACCCTGCTGCTTATTATCACCTTTGCGATTGGTGCCTATTTTATTCGCGCTGCCACCATCAATGCTGCTGAAACTCAGGCAGTGAATGGCACGCCTTTTAGCCAGACCAGCGCTGTCAGTACAAGCTCGCCATTTGAACTGCCACAACAGGCCGTTGAAGATAATCAGCAAGCCGATCAGCAGGCTGCAAAGGAAGTGACTGACAATCGCGTCTTTGCGTCAAAACTGACGTTTATTATCCTTTCGGTGATCTTTATTGGGGTGCAGCTGATTGGCATTCTGATTGGCTATTACCGCTCTCTGGTGGGTATTGAATCCCGGCAGGCGGCGAAATACGTCGGTAACTTCAGTGGCTCAGAAGAGTTCGCGGCATGGTATGCCATGCGTCGTGAGCGTGTTGAACGTGATGCCCAGGATAAACTGGCCAGTTTGCAAAATCGTATGGCAATGCAGCGAGCCAGCAGTGCCAGTAACGCCAGAAATGACGTTCGCACCTTCGATGAATATGTTCGCGGTAAACAGCGCGACAAAATCGAGGCCGATGAACATGCTGCATCGCGTCAGTCTTATGTTCCTCCCGCCACTGTTCGCGAGATGCATAAGTCAGAACCGGCATTGGTGGTAGAACCTGCACCCGCAGCCCTCACCCCGGTGGCTCTTGAACCAAACAATGCAGATGATAAAGCCCGCATTGCGGAGCTGGGGGATTTGACCGTACTTAACGATGAGGAACTCCTGCTGGTTGCTGAAGACGCTGGTCTGCCGTTAGAAGCTTTGCAACGCCGTCGCAAAGTTCAGCTGGTTTTGCATAAAGCAAAAGGTGGATAAGGTGAGGCTTATCACAGCATGTCTGTTGCTGCTGGCCGGGGCAAGCGCCCTGGCTCAGGCAGCCGAACGCAATGACATTCCCGGCTGTTATGATTTCACGAAATTAACCCAATACCGCCCCGCCAGCAGTGGCCGTGAATTGGTGGTGATTATCGATCAGACGGTAAAAGTCCCGCTTGAGATCAAGAACGCCAGCTGGCAGCAAATCCTGCGTTTTAGCCAGCCTGGCGATCGCGTGGTGCTGTATCAGTTCTCCGCGTTGCTGCAAAATAATTTTATGCAGCGATTGTTTGATGGTCGCCTTGAGCCACTGCTGGTGGATAAGAAAATCCGCGACAATCTGGGTATGGAAAGCCTGAAGCAACTCGACCAATGCCTGGCAGAACAAAAAGGGTACTTTGCTAAAACCGTCGGTTCTTTGATGGCGAAGAGTTTTGCCGAGAAAGGGGACAACATCGCAAAAAGCGAAATCCTTGATAGCCTGAAACGCATAAGCCTCGATCTGCAACAGGATTCTGTTCAATCACGTACGGTGTTCCTGATCTCGGACATGCTGGAAAACAGCGCGTTCGATAGTTTTTACCGCAATAACGCGTTGCGTTTGCTATCGCCCAAAAAGGAACTCGAACAGGTCAAAAGTCAGAACCTGTTGACAGATTTTGCCGGGGCAAAGGTTTTCGTCGCTGGCGCAGGTTTGATTGATACCGATGCGAAAAATAACTATCGCTCAGGGAAAGTGTTGCAGCAGCTGGAAGGGTTCTGGCGCGATTATTTCACCGCCTCAAACGCTGTGCTGGTCAGTTTTGGTGCGCCTGCACTGAATGTTGATCTCCAGTAAAAACAGAGGGGATGACACAGCATCCCCTCCTTTTTCACATAATTAGAAACGATAGTTTGCCGAAATGGAGACGTTACGCGGCGCACCGTACACCGTGTTTCTGCCCACATCAATGTTGTAGGTTTTGTCGAACAGGTTATTCAGGTTCGCCTGGATTGACAGCTGTTTGTTCACGCGATAACGCGTAAACAGGTCAACCAACGCATAGCTGCCCTGATCGGCATACAGGGTGCTGGCGCCATCCGGACCGGCCACATGATCCCAGGTATGGGTCTGCCAGTTGACACCGCCACCTACCGTCAGATCCTGCAGCATCGGCAAGCGATAGCTGGTGAAGAACTTCAGTGATGTACGCGGCTGAGTTGGATTCAGCGCTTCACCATCACCGTCTTTCGCCACATAACGGGTCGCACCGAAGGTCATTTGCAGGTTATCCGTCACCGCCCCGTTGATTTCAAATTCGATACCTTTGCTGACCGTGCCGTTCTGCTCATAGTAGGCATAATCCGTGCCGCCATTAACCAACGCGTAATCCGTGGCACCCAGGTGATCCTGCTCGATACGGAAGACAGCCACTGAGGCGGTCAGTCGGCTGTTCAGCCAGTCACCCTTGATCCCGGTTTCATAACTTTTACCCGTAACCGGCGAAAGGTAAGCGCCGTTTACATCGCGGTAGGTCTGCGGTTTAAAGATTGAGGTGTAGCTGGCGTAGGCGGAATACGTATCGTTGATGTCATACACCAGGCCCGCGTAAGGCGTGATGTTGTTCTTTTCCATATTCTGCGTCAGCGTATCGGCGGTGTATTTGGTGTAGCGCGCGCCGAGAATCAGATGCAGCGGATCGGCCAACGAAATGCGCGTCGCCAGATAGGCTGATTTCTGATGGATGGTATTGTCCTGCGACAGCGACTGAGGATCCCAGTCTGGCTCCGGATAATTACCCCACTGATTAAAATCACCGACATCGGCTGAGGTGAAGCTGGTAGATGAACTGAAGTAGCGATCATTCTGGCGAATATAGGTCACGCCAGCCATCATTTCATGCTGACGACCAAACAGTTCATACGGTCCGCTGACGTAAGCATCAACAGAATTTTCCTTGCGCTTCGCGGTGTTGTAACCGGTGCCGCCAAGCAAGTCATAACCCGCATAAGGCCCAATACCGATGCCGGTAGTTTTATCAAAGTAACCATCGATATACAGCAGTTTACTGTCCATGGTGGCTTCGGTATGGGTGCCACTCAGGGTGAACTGCCAGCCGTTGTTAAATTCCTGCTTCAGGCTGGCGAAGACGGATTTTGAGTCGCTATTGTTGTACGCCCAGTCAGGTGCCAGGTTAGTGCTGCGGGAATAATTGGTTTTACTGCCATCAAGATAGAATGTGGGCAGGCCACCCCAGGTTGCGCCCGAGATGTTGGTTTCCTGGTAATCGTATCCCACGGACAGCGTGGTGGAATCGGTCAGATCGGCATCAACCACGCCATACAGGAATTTCTTCTGGGTATGGTAACGATCCAGCCAGCTGTCGCCATCCTGATAACCGGCCACGACACGACCACGCACATTGCCTGACTCCGTCAGCGGCGCGGAGAGATCGGCAACATAACGCTGATTATCCCAGCTGCCGTAGCTGGCTGAGACATCGGCTTTAAATTCTTTGCTGTCGGCACGTTTACGGACCATATTCACCGACGCCGCCGGGCTACCAGCTCCGGTCATTAAGCCAGTCGCACCACGCACCACTTCGACCCGGTCGTAAATAGCCGTATCAGACAGGGTGTCGCCGATATTCCACTGGGAATCAATCAGCACCGGGACGCCATCGATCTGATAGTTATCGATCATAAAACCGCGTGAGTAGAAATTGCTGCGGTTAGCGCCGGAATTAAATTCGCTGATGCCGGTGGTATTTTTTAAAACATCATTCAGCGTTTCCAGCTGTTGATCCTGCATACGCTGTTTGCTGATAACGCTGATGGACTGAGGCGTGTCACGCGCGGTCAGGGCCATTTTGGTGGCAGCTCGCGTGACCGGGACATTGTAATCGCTGGCGGCCTGTTGCTGCTGATCGTCGGTGCTGGCGTTTACCGTCAGTGTTTGGTCTTTGCTATCGGCTTCAGCCGCATGAGCAATTCCTGATGCAATCAATAACGCCAGCACAGAAAGGCGCAACGCTGGTTGCGATCCCCTGACCCGCTTAACTTCGAAAGACATAATATTCCTCAATCAACTTATTTTTATTTAGATGACGACATACCCGCTGACGTCTGCTGGCATCCCGCCGCAAAAGGAGTTGAAGAATAAATGTCAGGTAAGAGGAAGCGCCTGACTGTGCCGTCCGGGCACTCACAGCGCGACAGTAAATATGTCGTTAAGAAAGCAAATGAGAAATATACGCATTAAGATTTCTATTGCAAGAAATTGTTACTCTGCAGCCAAAAGTTTCCTGCGTGAAATTCGCTTATTCTTCAATGAGTAATAAAGCGAAAGAGTTGAGGGAGGTAATTGTCACAATAGTAAATCTGTGTGCATGTGTCGTAGCGGCGCGATTTATCGCGCGGGTGTATTCCGGCGATGCTGCCAAAAACGCGCAATAAATTGCACCGCTACATAACGGGCGCTTACCAGTGCCAGCGTTTTTCCGCTAACTCAACCAATAAACGCGATGCCGGGGACAACTCACTTAATGATCGG includes:
- a CDS encoding polyketide cyclase, yielding MNAIVWPEGFVPGFTDNYCSNEVIVAGLTAAEIWPLLATPSLWPTYYKNSANARFYDNKGPVLAQDDRFYFETFGFPVEARVTEYVAPSAGEPGRVAWHGWAGEEGADDRLDVLHAWLVEDLSDNRVRILTQETQNGNPAKELAKAQPNPMINGHQDWLDGLVAAARAKKA
- a CDS encoding OmpA family protein encodes the protein MNSPFVKKAASVLVAASLTSSCSSMHDFARDYGTAAGCIGGAALGGGITYLVTHDAKKALVGGLAGGAAGCVVGNVWQSREQALEKIAQEEKIRISTEALRTQENSKQDQVGFVAQVEDGSMFNSGSADLTSTGLRQVQKIAAAMRSGQQDDKGVLLVVGHTDATGSPAYNQQLSEARAHNVGLVLEQSGIRASQLYFQGVGSSRPLANNDSDSGRAQNRRVEIVALANEGLLRQRLALEDNNPRYLRYSSAAENTLARTVPPKKTQTNTKKPQVSSTQVITTPKASAVVTNPANFIDFGGSPASTHPTGLASNLKPLSQGFSLISQAQASNVAGSCLTDLPRVSGLAKNLASGQPIEKHATQEFLPNMNGRAWAGLVNGNLVTLTPVSVLKDGAKVTKNPQVIITPGYAQGKRTSLTAMSGIANSWEGEDSILYRVYIENAQQQPVSCLDLLLPKSGHPAQQGQLFYSNHRQPWLADYAPQRG
- the fhuE gene encoding ferric-rhodotorulic acid/ferric-coprogen receptor FhuE gives rise to the protein MSFEVKRVRGSQPALRLSVLALLIASGIAHAAEADSKDQTLTVNASTDDQQQQAASDYNVPVTRAATKMALTARDTPQSISVISKQRMQDQQLETLNDVLKNTTGISEFNSGANRSNFYSRGFMIDNYQIDGVPVLIDSQWNIGDTLSDTAIYDRVEVVRGATGLMTGAGSPAASVNMVRKRADSKEFKADVSASYGSWDNQRYVADLSAPLTESGNVRGRVVAGYQDGDSWLDRYHTQKKFLYGVVDADLTDSTTLSVGYDYQETNISGATWGGLPTFYLDGSKTNYSRSTNLAPDWAYNNSDSKSVFASLKQEFNNGWQFTLSGTHTEATMDSKLLYIDGYFDKTTGIGIGPYAGYDLLGGTGYNTAKRKENSVDAYVSGPYELFGRQHEMMAGVTYIRQNDRYFSSSTSFTSADVGDFNQWGNYPEPDWDPQSLSQDNTIHQKSAYLATRISLADPLHLILGARYTKYTADTLTQNMEKNNITPYAGLVYDINDTYSAYASYTSIFKPQTYRDVNGAYLSPVTGKSYETGIKGDWLNSRLTASVAVFRIEQDHLGATDYALVNGGTDYAYYEQNGTVSKGIEFEINGAVTDNLQMTFGATRYVAKDGDGEALNPTQPRTSLKFFTSYRLPMLQDLTVGGGVNWQTHTWDHVAGPDGASTLYADQGSYALVDLFTRYRVNKQLSIQANLNNLFDKTYNIDVGRNTVYGAPRNVSISANYRF